The sequence below is a genomic window from Pseudomonadales bacterium.
GCTTGAGCGCATCATCAGTGCGGCGCTGAGGGCACCAGATCATGCTTTATTAAGGCCATGGCGCTTTGTGATTATTCAGGCGCAAGGTCTCGATAAACTTGCGGGAGCTTTACTTGCCGCTAAACAAGCCGAGGCCAAGGCATCGGGTGATAGTTTGACTGCCGATGAGGTACAAAAACTGCTCCAAAAACCACACCGAGCCCCCTTAATTATTGCACCGGTGTTGCATTATCAGTCACACCCTAAAGTCCCAGAAGTCGAGCAGACACTCTCTCTTGGCGCTGCTTGCCAAAATATTTTATTGGCTGCTGAAACATTAGGTTTTGCGGCTATGTGGCGAACTGGCAGCCTGGCGTTTAGTGCAGAAGTGCATCAAGCATTAGCACTGGCTGATAATGAAAAGCTTATGGGCTTTATTTATCTGGGTACCCCTGCAGTAGGTGCGAAACGAAAATCGATTCCGCAGCACGAAGCGGGCGACTATATGCGCTTCTTATAATGGCTTATAACGACGTAATAGTTATCCATTGAGTAACTGCCTACTATGACTATTTTTAATACGCCTATCATCACGGCTTGTTTGCGCCTTGTTGCGATAAGCTGCGCAAGACTAAGCGGCTGGCAAATGCCTTCATCTAAGCCTGATGTGGCAAAGGGCATCCTTATTGGCGCGCCGCATACCAGTAATTGGGATTTTCCGTTAATGCTAATGGCCGCATTGATTATGCGCCTTGAAATAAACTGGATTGGTAAGCATACGCTATTTTGGGGGCCATTAGCGCCTATCATGCGCTACCTTGGCGGTACTGCGATTAACCGAAAGGCCTCGCAGAATTTTGTTGACGCGGTGGTAGAGCAGTTCCAATTACAATCGAAGTTGTTGATAGTTATTTCACCGGAGGGCACACGTGCCCCAGTAAAAAACTGGAAAACTGGCTTTTATTTTATGGCGCACCTCGCTCAAGTCCCTATTGTAATGTCATATATTGATTATCAAAAAAAGCAGTTAGGCATTCATCAGGTTTTGTATACTTCCGGTAACGCTGAGCAAGAAATTGCTGAAATGCAGGCGTTTTATCGACAAATACCGGGTAAGCACCCGCATAATTTTGATGGCTATGACGCTCCTTAGAACTGATGACTAAAAACGCGCTGTAATAGTCATAGGCTATATACTTTGGCACTACTTTTGAGTCATTAAATCAGAAGGCAGTTTCATTTATCCAGTGTTAGTCAGTGGCCATCTTTTTCCATGCATACAAGCCTACAAAAGTAAAAATGTCATAATAATGTCACCTTATAGCTGGGTATGACAATGCTGCAATATTTGCGAGTTCATCCAGAAATAATAAGGCGGCAAGCACAGCTATGCTACACTCAATTTTTAATACTATTTAGAGTTTTCAATGCCTCGATACAGCGACAACAACCCTCACGAATTCGTTTTTTTCAACCACCGTCGAGTAAGCAGCTTTCGCTTCTCATTGTTTTTATCACTGCTGTTTTGTTTATTAACAACAGGTACGGCCAATGCCAGTGAGGCTGAGGAGAAAGAGCCGCAGGCAGTATCTACTCAACGCATAAATGCCATAGAGGCGAATAAAGAGTCTGATTGGCTTGTGCATGGCTATTCCAATAGAGAGCAGCGACATAGCCCTTTATCGCAGGTTAATACCAAAACAGTAGCGCAGCTAGGTCTCAGCTGGTTTTTTGATACGGATTACCAACGTGGCCTTGAAGCAACACCGATTGTTGCAGATGGCGTCATGTATGTGCCCGGAAATTGGAATATTATTTATGCTTTAGATGCAAAAACGGGTGAGTTAATTTGGCGATATGACCCTGAGGTACCGAAATCTTGGGGAAAAATGGCCTGCTGTGATGTTGTCAGCCGAGGCGTTGCTTTTTGGCAGGGTAAAGTTTTAGCGGCCACCTTAGATGGCCGATTGATCGCGATTGATGCCGCCAGTGGCGAAAAAATTTGGGAGGTAGTGACGTTACCCAAGCATTTGGATAAAAATTACCCTTATACAATAACCGGTGCTCCGCGTGTTTTTAAAGGTAAAGTCATTATTGGTAATGGCGGTGCAGAGTATGGTGTTCGAGGTTTTGTATCGGCTTATGATGTCAATACCGGTGAATTAGTATGGCGATTCCATACAGTTCCTGGTAACCCGGAAGATGGCTTTGAGAGCGAACTGATGGCTAACGCTGCCGATACTTGGAGTGGTGAGTGGTGGCAGTATGGCGGTGGTGGCACTGTATGGGACTCGATTGTCTATGATCATGAGCTAGATCAAATACTGTTAGGCGTTGGCAACGGCTCGCCATGGGATAGAGAGGTGCGAAGTCCAGGTGGCGGCGATAATTTGTATTTATCCTCTATTGTCGCGCTTGACCCTGATACAGGTGCCTATAAATGGCACTACCAAGAAGTGCCCGCTGAAAATTGGGATTATACGGCCACCCAACATATTATGCTGGCGGATATGAATTGGCAGGGTGAGAACAAAAAAGTTATCTGGCATGCACCCAAGAATGGTTTCTTTTTTATCATTGATCGCGAAAATGGTCAGCTACTCTCTGCCGAACCCTATACTGAGGTCAACTGGGCTAGTCATTATGATATGAAGACGGGTCGCCCTGTGGAGACCGAAATAGCAAATTACCAGCAAACAGGCGGCTCTGATTTTATTCAGCCTTCTTCGATTGGTGCGCATAACTGGCACCCTATGGCGCATAACCCTGATACCGGCTTTGTTTATATTCCGCTGATGCGATCAGCATTCCAGTATCAACAAGTAGAT
It includes:
- a CDS encoding lysophospholipid acyltransferase family protein, with amino-acid sequence MTIFNTPIITACLRLVAISCARLSGWQMPSSKPDVAKGILIGAPHTSNWDFPLMLMAALIMRLEINWIGKHTLFWGPLAPIMRYLGGTAINRKASQNFVDAVVEQFQLQSKLLIVISPEGTRAPVKNWKTGFYFMAHLAQVPIVMSYIDYQKKQLGIHQVLYTSGNAEQEIAEMQAFYRQIPGKHPHNFDGYDAP
- a CDS encoding nitroreductase; this encodes MKENVIEALLXRNSCPKLEAPAPSETELERIISAALRAPDHALLRPWRFVIIQAQGLDKLAGALLAAKQAEAKASGDSLTADEVQKLLQKPHRAPLIIAPVLHYQSHPKVPEVEQTLSLGAACQNILLAAETLGFAAMWRTGSLAFSAEVHQALALADNEKLMGFIYLGTPAVGAKRKSIPQHEAGDYMRFL
- a CDS encoding PQQ-dependent dehydrogenase, methanol/ethanol family, whose protein sequence is MPRYSDNNPHEFVFFNHRRVSSFRFSLFLSLLFCLLTTGTANASEAEEKEPQAVSTQRINAIEANKESDWLVHGYSNREQRHSPLSQVNTKTVAQLGLSWFFDTDYQRGLEATPIVADGVMYVPGNWNIIYALDAKTGELIWRYDPEVPKSWGKMACCDVVSRGVAFWQGKVLAATLDGRLIAIDAASGEKIWEVVTLPKHLDKNYPYTITGAPRVFKGKVIIGNGGAEYGVRGFVSAYDVNTGELVWRFHTVPGNPEDGFESELMANAADTWSGEWWQYGGGGTVWDSIVYDHELDQILLGVGNGSPWDREVRSPGGGDNLYLSSIVALDPDTGAYKWHYQEVPAENWDYTATQHIMLADMNWQGENKKVIWHAPKNGFFFIIDRENGQLLSAEPYTEVNWASHYDMKTGRPVETEIANYQQTGGSDFIQPSSIGAHNWHPMAHNPDTGFVYIPLMRSAFQYQQVDQYQHQAGHWNTGVVDAKPYPGTPAELNQAILNKVTTGHLIAWDPKTQSEQWRVDHSKTWNGGILSTAGDLVFQGTDDGEFRAYHAATGEQLWQFIAQTGIVAAPISYAVDGEQYIAVLAGRGGAFSLIAGNEVPKERPFHSRILVFKLGASQHLPPVVNQVQYPELPDMPVVSDETLASGLDLYHRYCAGCHGFNVTSNGGIPDLKHLPAVFYEKSMFDM